The following are from one region of the Sandaracinus amylolyticus genome:
- a CDS encoding M15 family metallopeptidase, with product MRTLAPLAALALLTACHAELAGAGPIGDGGMPADDGDVHEMPEPEPEVCFVPDDLGTSSERLTIGEAVSGACSTSVVRALSEQLVQEIQCLRPGSMARIDDIPGVRLGSATFPWMQRPATDALRAATSGGGTLSLNSTLRTLPQQYLLYRWYQTGRCGISLAARPGRSNHESGLALDTSDHSAWRSRLEARSFRWLGSSDPVHFDYVGGGTVDLSGLSVLAFQKLWNRNHPEDPIDEDGLYGPQTESRLARAPSEGFPIGARCDEPEPEPEPEPMPMPMPARLAIDWRRETSGEYVLTASAPETTESVEYTIDGRVIGTAIRTWGTDFAMVAGTCEDHDTHVVEAIARDAANAELARAVGLLEASGGTAIAIRPRGASTYEIALERASSEVAALEVEVDGFVLTDEVSGATRSPRLAVRYTFSTLGARTFVLRSLDASGTVLAERTLTFELR from the coding sequence ATGCGCACGCTCGCCCCGCTCGCCGCGCTCGCACTGCTGACCGCCTGCCACGCCGAGCTCGCCGGCGCGGGCCCGATCGGCGACGGCGGGATGCCAGCCGACGACGGCGACGTGCACGAGATGCCGGAGCCCGAGCCCGAGGTCTGCTTCGTGCCCGACGACCTCGGCACGTCGAGCGAGCGCCTCACCATCGGCGAAGCGGTGAGCGGCGCGTGCAGCACGAGCGTGGTGCGCGCGCTCAGCGAGCAGCTCGTGCAGGAGATCCAGTGCCTGCGCCCCGGCTCGATGGCGCGCATCGACGACATCCCCGGGGTGCGCCTCGGCAGCGCGACGTTCCCCTGGATGCAGCGCCCCGCGACCGACGCGCTGCGCGCCGCGACCTCGGGCGGCGGGACGCTCTCGCTCAACTCGACGCTGCGCACGCTGCCGCAGCAGTACCTGCTCTACCGCTGGTACCAGACCGGTCGCTGCGGGATCTCGCTCGCGGCGCGCCCCGGTCGCAGCAACCACGAGTCGGGCCTCGCCCTCGACACGAGCGACCACTCGGCGTGGCGCAGCCGGCTCGAGGCGCGCTCGTTCCGCTGGCTCGGCAGCAGCGACCCGGTGCACTTCGACTACGTCGGCGGGGGCACGGTGGATCTGAGCGGGCTCTCGGTGCTCGCGTTCCAGAAGCTGTGGAACCGGAACCATCCCGAGGACCCGATCGACGAGGACGGGCTCTACGGGCCGCAGACCGAGTCGCGCCTCGCGCGCGCACCCTCCGAGGGCTTCCCCATCGGGGCGCGCTGCGACGAGCCGGAGCCCGAGCCCGAGCCCGAGCCGATGCCCATGCCGATGCCGGCGCGCCTCGCGATCGACTGGCGCCGCGAGACGAGCGGCGAGTACGTGCTCACCGCGAGCGCGCCCGAGACCACCGAGAGCGTCGAGTACACGATCGATGGCCGCGTGATCGGCACCGCGATCCGCACGTGGGGCACCGACTTCGCGATGGTCGCGGGCACCTGCGAGGACCACGACACCCACGTCGTCGAGGCGATCGCACGCGACGCGGCGAACGCGGAGCTCGCGCGCGCGGTCGGCCTGCTCGAGGCGAGCGGCGGCACCGCGATCGCCATCCGCCCGCGCGGCGCGTCGACCTACGAGATCGCGCTCGAGCGCGCGTCGTCCGAGGTCGCTGCGCTCGAGGTCGAGGTCGACGGCTTCGTGCTCACCGACGAGGTGAGCGGCGCGACGCGCAGCCCGCGCCTCGCGGTCCGCTACACGTTCAGCACGCTCGGCGCGCGGACGTTCGTGCTGCGCAGCCTCGACGCGAGCGGGACCGTGCTCGCCGAGCGCACGCTGACGTTCGAGCTGCGGTGA
- a CDS encoding FAD-binding oxidoreductase — MRADVDRCLAAIARSLPDDRVITDPDVCAAHARDESEATGAIPDAVIRARGAEEIAVVMREASAHGVPVTPRGAGTGRTGGAVPVRGGIVLACDRMRDVIEIDRVDSLAVVEPGLVTGALYEAVEREGLFWGPDPNSWEQCTIGGNIAENAAGPRAFKHGSTRDWVLGLEVVTAEGTILPLGRRTKKGVTGYDLTSLIVGSEGTLAFVTRAVLRLAPLAERVITVLAFLDREDAIAPAVSAALSARVVPRCIELLDAETLAILRASASAIAIPEAAKALLVIELEGTSETVEGELARLGDALVSVSPFDPLVATESSERERFWRVRRDMSRALRRSAGFKLSEDVVVPRRRLAELITKCREIAARRGIRMPAYGHAGDGNLHVNLLWDHAEQEPAVQAAIRELFETTIALGGTLSGEHGIGVLKAPYLPLEQPEPLIALQRRLKNVFDPRGVLNPGKIFPGDGHRQGC, encoded by the coding sequence ATGCGCGCCGACGTCGATCGATGCCTCGCCGCGATCGCGCGCTCGCTGCCGGACGATCGCGTGATCACCGACCCCGACGTGTGCGCGGCGCACGCGCGCGACGAGAGCGAGGCGACCGGTGCGATCCCCGACGCGGTGATCCGAGCGCGGGGCGCGGAGGAGATCGCGGTCGTGATGCGCGAGGCGAGCGCGCACGGCGTGCCGGTGACGCCGCGCGGCGCGGGCACCGGGCGCACCGGAGGCGCGGTGCCGGTGCGCGGCGGGATCGTGCTCGCGTGCGATCGCATGCGCGACGTGATCGAGATCGATCGCGTCGACTCGCTCGCGGTGGTCGAGCCCGGGCTCGTGACCGGCGCGCTCTACGAGGCGGTCGAGCGCGAGGGGCTCTTCTGGGGGCCCGATCCGAACTCGTGGGAGCAGTGCACGATCGGCGGGAACATCGCGGAGAACGCGGCGGGCCCGCGCGCGTTCAAGCACGGCTCGACGCGCGACTGGGTGCTCGGGCTCGAGGTGGTGACCGCCGAGGGCACGATCCTTCCGCTCGGTCGTCGCACCAAGAAGGGTGTGACCGGCTACGACCTCACGTCGCTGATCGTCGGCAGCGAGGGCACGCTCGCGTTCGTGACCCGCGCGGTGCTGCGCCTCGCGCCGCTCGCGGAGCGCGTGATCACCGTGCTCGCGTTCCTCGATCGCGAGGACGCGATCGCGCCCGCGGTGAGCGCGGCGCTGAGCGCGCGCGTGGTGCCGCGCTGCATCGAGCTGCTCGACGCGGAGACGCTCGCGATCCTGCGCGCGAGCGCGTCGGCGATCGCGATCCCCGAGGCCGCGAAGGCGCTGCTCGTGATCGAGCTCGAGGGGACGAGCGAGACCGTCGAGGGCGAGCTCGCGCGGCTCGGCGATGCGCTGGTGAGCGTGTCGCCCTTCGATCCGCTGGTCGCGACCGAGTCGAGCGAGCGCGAGCGCTTCTGGCGGGTGCGGCGCGACATGTCGCGCGCGCTGCGTCGCAGCGCGGGGTTCAAGCTGAGCGAGGACGTCGTGGTGCCGCGGCGCCGTCTCGCCGAGCTGATCACCAAGTGTCGCGAGATCGCGGCGCGCCGAGGGATCCGCATGCCGGCCTACGGTCACGCGGGCGACGGCAACCTGCACGTGAACCTGCTCTGGGATCACGCCGAGCAGGAGCCCGCGGTGCAGGCGGCGATCCGCGAGCTCTTCGAGACGACGATCGCGCTCGGCGGCACGCTGAGCGGCGAGCACGGCATCGGCGTGCTCAAGGCGCCCTATCTCCCGCTCGAGCAGCCCGAGCCGCTGATCGCGCTGCAGCGGCGCCTCAAGAACGTGTTCGATCCCCGCGGGGTGCTGAACCCCGGCAAGATCTTCCCGGGGGATGGCCACCGACAGGGGTGCTGA
- a CDS encoding carotenoid oxygenase family protein, with translation MGAETQVERAATNVARMTNDDHESPPPRGDMRSLRREHGWEPMEIEGRIPEGLRGTLHRVGPGLYDSFGREVAHSFEADGALCSVRLEGPTRALAAKRVIESAEYREEKRAGAPLYGSRAMPWRRVMNGLLRRRKNTGNTALMRWQSRLFALVESSWPTEIDARDLSTIGETDLGVLGSTFTAHPHRVNARDAIYGFGMRWGPKNAIELAVLPDRGAPRMLGEIPLEHGVLLHDFAATEKHLVFLVPPMRFQLVKALLGIGGASDIFAWTPEDGVEVIVVPIDDPSAIVRFRVDTFFQWHFAGAWEENGEIVLHIARWPDFDSYEGLRASGQTGGKAYLHRVAIDPARKTFRSEPVWGAPCEFPEIDPRREGARYRTVFLTTTKGARRGVARVELERGEDDVFLFERGACPSELVYVPRDATCAEGEGWGLTMVYEPARDATCLAIFDARRLADGPIARCWMRDHAPMTFHGVWVEDAID, from the coding sequence ATGGGCGCAGAGACGCAGGTCGAGCGCGCCGCGACGAACGTCGCGCGCATGACGAACGACGATCACGAATCACCGCCGCCGCGCGGCGACATGCGCAGCTTGCGGCGCGAGCACGGCTGGGAGCCGATGGAGATCGAGGGGCGCATCCCCGAGGGACTGCGGGGCACGCTCCATCGCGTCGGGCCGGGGCTCTACGACTCGTTCGGGCGCGAGGTCGCGCACTCGTTCGAGGCCGACGGCGCGCTGTGCTCGGTGCGGCTCGAAGGGCCCACCCGCGCGCTCGCCGCGAAGCGCGTGATCGAGAGCGCGGAGTACCGCGAGGAGAAGCGCGCGGGCGCGCCGCTCTACGGGTCGCGCGCGATGCCGTGGCGGCGCGTGATGAACGGGCTGCTGCGACGCCGCAAGAACACCGGCAACACCGCGCTGATGCGCTGGCAGTCGCGCCTCTTCGCGCTGGTCGAGTCGTCGTGGCCCACCGAGATCGACGCGCGCGATCTGAGCACGATCGGCGAGACCGATCTCGGCGTGCTCGGGAGCACGTTCACCGCGCACCCGCACCGCGTGAACGCGCGCGACGCGATCTACGGGTTCGGGATGCGCTGGGGCCCGAAGAACGCGATCGAGCTCGCGGTGCTGCCCGATCGCGGCGCGCCGCGGATGCTCGGCGAGATCCCGCTCGAGCACGGCGTGCTGCTGCACGACTTCGCGGCGACCGAGAAGCACCTCGTCTTCCTGGTGCCCCCGATGCGCTTCCAGCTCGTGAAGGCGCTGCTCGGGATCGGCGGGGCGAGCGACATCTTCGCGTGGACGCCGGAGGACGGCGTCGAGGTGATCGTCGTGCCGATCGACGATCCCAGCGCCATCGTGCGCTTCCGCGTCGACACGTTCTTCCAGTGGCACTTCGCCGGCGCCTGGGAGGAGAACGGCGAGATCGTGCTGCACATCGCGCGGTGGCCCGACTTCGACAGCTACGAAGGGCTGCGCGCGAGCGGCCAGACCGGGGGCAAGGCGTACCTCCATCGCGTCGCGATCGACCCAGCGCGCAAGACGTTCCGCAGCGAGCCGGTGTGGGGCGCGCCCTGCGAGTTCCCCGAGATCGATCCGCGGCGCGAGGGCGCGCGGTATCGCACCGTGTTCCTGACGACGACGAAGGGCGCGCGTCGTGGGGTGGCGCGCGTCGAGCTCGAGCGCGGCGAGGACGACGTGTTCCTCTTCGAGCGCGGCGCGTGCCCGAGCGAGCTCGTCTACGTGCCGCGCGACGCGACGTGCGCGGAGGGCGAGGGCTGGGGGCTCACGATGGTCTACGAGCCCGCGCGCGACGCGACGTGTCTCGCGATCTTCGACGCGCGTCGTCTCGCCGACGGACCGATCGCGCGATGTTGGATGCGCGATCACGCGCCGATGACGTTCCACGGTGTCTGGGTGGAGGACGCGATAGACTGA